A region of Paenibacillus sp. 37 DNA encodes the following proteins:
- a CDS encoding glycoside hydrolase family 30 protein, protein MAHKKQRSRSKRSYILMGVALVALLAGGGIVINHFANESSKTLEFQGQPVRLKLDQSYDHFEGWGTSLAWWANDLGGWKDQAKVSEVMDLVFDPEKGLGLNIVRYNIGGEENPEMKALRPGGDVPGFQPEPGEWDWNADAGQRAVLQGSMERGVNIAEAFSNSPPYWMTISGSVTGAVDGSNNLRDDQYDAFADYLTEVVKHYRDEWGITFRTLNPLNEPSSDWWKKGNMQEGSHFTNEKQAEIIKKAAASLKSKGLDGTVISAADDNSIDETVFNFNLYDQDTLDVIQQINTHSYNGSKMEELRTLAERHGKKLWMSEYGTGGSEPHSHEDMTSVQELAERIMFDLKIMQPSAWVYWQAVEDEGANNNWGFIHANFNGEEQYEMTKQYYGMAQFTKFIRPGATIIPTDDGRTLAAYDAERQRLVLVIRNELSAGTTAFELEGYAYGKSANAQVYQTSPDRNMEQLEDIPVYANGLEVPTADNSITTVVLDGVTLQSK, encoded by the coding sequence ATGGCGCATAAAAAACAACGCAGCAGGAGCAAACGGAGTTACATCCTCATGGGTGTGGCCCTGGTTGCCCTGCTGGCAGGAGGAGGAATTGTTATCAATCATTTTGCCAATGAATCATCCAAAACACTTGAGTTCCAAGGGCAGCCTGTGCGTCTGAAGCTGGATCAGTCCTATGATCATTTTGAAGGCTGGGGCACGTCACTTGCCTGGTGGGCCAACGATCTTGGCGGATGGAAGGATCAGGCGAAAGTGAGTGAAGTGATGGATCTGGTCTTTGACCCGGAGAAAGGATTAGGTCTGAACATCGTTCGTTACAATATTGGCGGTGAGGAAAATCCGGAGATGAAAGCCCTCCGTCCCGGTGGGGATGTACCTGGCTTTCAGCCTGAACCTGGGGAGTGGGATTGGAATGCCGATGCAGGTCAGCGTGCTGTACTACAAGGCTCGATGGAGCGCGGCGTGAACATTGCTGAAGCATTCTCCAATTCACCACCCTACTGGATGACGATTAGTGGATCGGTTACCGGAGCCGTGGATGGCAGCAATAACCTGCGTGACGACCAGTATGATGCATTTGCCGATTATCTGACCGAAGTTGTGAAGCATTATCGGGACGAGTGGGGGATCACTTTCCGTACACTGAATCCGCTTAATGAACCTTCCTCCGACTGGTGGAAGAAAGGCAATATGCAGGAAGGCAGTCATTTTACGAATGAGAAGCAGGCCGAGATTATCAAGAAAGCCGCTGCATCGTTGAAGAGCAAAGGACTGGATGGAACCGTCATTAGTGCCGCGGACGATAACAGTATTGATGAGACGGTGTTTAATTTCAACCTCTACGATCAGGACACGCTGGACGTAATCCAGCAGATCAATACCCACTCCTATAATGGTAGCAAAATGGAAGAGCTGCGCACGCTGGCAGAGCGCCATGGCAAGAAGCTGTGGATGTCCGAGTACGGAACCGGCGGCAGCGAGCCGCACAGTCATGAGGATATGACCTCGGTGCAGGAGTTGGCGGAGCGGATCATGTTTGATCTGAAAATCATGCAGCCATCCGCCTGGGTATATTGGCAGGCCGTTGAAGATGAAGGGGCCAATAATAATTGGGGCTTCATTCACGCCAATTTTAACGGAGAAGAGCAGTATGAGATGACCAAACAGTATTATGGCATGGCCCAGTTTACGAAGTTCATTCGTCCTGGTGCTACAATTATTCCAACGGATGATGGTCGCACGTTGGCTGCCTATGATGCGGAACGTCAACGACTGGTGCTGGTCATTCGTAATGAATTGTCGGCTGGAACAACGGCGTTTGAACTGGAAGGGTATGCGTACGGAAAATCAGCCAACGCGCAGGTGTATCAGACTTCACCGGATCGGAACATGGAACAGCTTGAAGACATACCGGTGTACGCAAACGGACTGGAAGTGCCTACGGCCGACAATTCCATCACAACCGTTGTACTGGACGGTGTAACGTTGCAGTCAAAGTGA
- a CDS encoding carbohydrate ABC transporter permease: MSNPSTVEKTISYIFLILVGVLLASPFLYMISIALASDATTVKSAFTFVPMEFQWSNFYTIFTNNNLGTYLKNSIIITVFTIVGSVLSASVVSYGFARIKAKGSRFLFIVLLSTMMIPGEVTMVPQFIIFRHLDWINTFYPLIVPSFFAGAFNVFLIRQFVMSIPKSLDEAAMIDGMGHPGIYWRIILPLTYPILAAIAIFSFSYNWGNFMGPLIYINDPEKMPLALGVQLLTTVGGGQMPPWNLVMIASLFLTIPMVLVYLFGQRYVYEANISGGSSGIK, from the coding sequence ATGAGTAATCCATCGACTGTGGAGAAGACGATATCCTACATTTTTCTGATTCTGGTCGGGGTGCTGCTTGCTTCACCTTTCCTGTACATGATCTCCATTGCACTGGCAAGTGACGCAACAACCGTCAAGTCAGCCTTTACCTTCGTACCGATGGAGTTCCAATGGTCGAACTTCTATACGATCTTCACGAATAACAATCTTGGTACGTATCTCAAAAACTCGATTATCATCACCGTCTTTACGATTGTCGGATCGGTATTATCAGCTTCGGTCGTATCCTACGGCTTCGCCCGGATCAAAGCGAAAGGAAGCCGTTTCCTGTTTATTGTGTTGCTCAGTACGATGATGATTCCGGGTGAGGTGACGATGGTGCCGCAGTTCATCATCTTCCGTCACCTGGACTGGATTAATACATTTTACCCGCTGATCGTACCGAGCTTCTTCGCTGGGGCATTCAACGTATTCCTGATTCGACAGTTCGTCATGAGTATTCCCAAATCACTGGATGAAGCCGCCATGATCGACGGAATGGGCCACCCGGGAATCTATTGGAGGATCATACTGCCACTGACGTATCCAATTCTGGCGGCCATTGCGATCTTCTCGTTTTCCTATAACTGGGGCAACTTCATGGGGCCGCTCATCTATATCAATGACCCGGAGAAAATGCCGCTTGCACTCGGGGTGCAGCTGTTGACTACGGTAGGTGGCGGACAGATGCCGCCTTGGAACCTTGTCATGATCGCTTCCCTTTTCCTCACCATTCCGATGGTGCTGGTCTATCTGTTCGGACAACGTTATGTCTATGAAGCGAACATTAGCGGCGGAAGCAGCGGAATCAAGTAA
- a CDS encoding carbohydrate ABC transporter permease, with protein sequence MKKKDGKWFYIFISPWLLGFLGLTLGPILFSIYMSFTNWDLFQSPEFIGIDNYKTLLTDDPIFWKAVGNTFFYALISIPLGMSISLWIAYYLNKKIKGITFFRILFYLPSVVPVVASSLLFIHLLAPTEGLINQALAIFGIQGPAWLLDPNWVKPALILMSLWGVGGGVVLLLAGMKGIPQEFYEAAAIDGAKSTQSFFHITFPMLTPVIFFNLVTGMIGALQTFAQVFIVTAGGPDNSSQMVVPYLFQNAFQFYKMGYASAIAWVLFIIIMALTLVVFRSSALWVHYEEGKANE encoded by the coding sequence GTGAAAAAAAAGGACGGGAAATGGTTTTATATCTTCATCTCGCCTTGGCTGCTCGGATTTCTGGGGCTGACCCTGGGACCAATCCTATTTTCCATCTATATGAGCTTCACGAACTGGGATCTGTTCCAGTCCCCTGAATTTATCGGTATAGACAACTACAAAACACTGTTGACGGATGACCCGATCTTCTGGAAAGCGGTGGGAAATACGTTCTTCTACGCCCTGATATCGATCCCGCTGGGCATGTCGATCTCGCTCTGGATCGCGTATTACCTGAACAAGAAGATCAAAGGTATTACTTTCTTCCGGATTCTGTTCTACCTGCCTTCCGTCGTTCCGGTGGTTGCGAGTTCATTGCTCTTCATCCACTTGCTTGCGCCGACGGAAGGATTGATCAATCAGGCACTTGCGATCTTCGGTATTCAGGGTCCTGCCTGGCTTCTTGATCCGAACTGGGTTAAACCTGCATTGATTCTCATGTCCTTATGGGGTGTGGGTGGTGGTGTGGTATTACTGCTTGCAGGTATGAAAGGAATACCGCAGGAATTCTACGAGGCCGCTGCCATCGACGGTGCGAAAAGTACACAATCGTTCTTCCATATTACATTCCCGATGCTGACTCCCGTCATTTTCTTCAATCTCGTGACTGGCATGATCGGAGCGCTCCAGACCTTCGCGCAGGTATTCATCGTCACTGCCGGCGGACCTGATAATTCAAGTCAGATGGTCGTTCCCTACTTGTTCCAGAATGCGTTCCAATTCTACAAAATGGGATATGCATCGGCGATTGCGTGGGTATTATTCATTATCATCATGGCGTTGACACTGGTTGTATTCCGTTCATCGGCGCTATGGGTGCATTACGAGGAGGGAAAAGCCAATGAGTAA
- a CDS encoding ABC transporter substrate-binding protein, which produces MRRSLKVISLLMLVMVMGLTACSSGSKNGSSGESGGKVDLSMTIWGSEDEKKIYQERLDIVKQTYPDINVKLNVVAGDYDQKVQTMIAGGTAPDIMMIAENYQAYASKNQIIPLDDMIKANNVNMSERYSDDIANLMKYDGKQFGLPDRAGAMVLFYNKDLFDKAGVEYPTKDWTQDDLMAAAQKLTVKENGKTTQWGYYPGSWWPQWMQLIYQNGGSLFDESGKPTFDTEPVRKALQFMNDLTFTHGAGPTPTEIADMGNIGADPLFAQGKIAMETTGFWNIGSLAKVEGINWDISPVWGETNAFFNGLTITNASKHKEEAFKVIEAMTTPEAQMPMVKAGQDAPATKAGLSSDEFLNAEYGGKKINMAAFSESTIYAEPFNPQWNEMMKLINDKLGVYFNNKASLDDTVTEIQSGLERLYK; this is translated from the coding sequence ATGAGAAGAAGTCTAAAGGTCATTTCGTTATTGATGCTGGTCATGGTAATGGGTCTGACAGCCTGCAGTAGCGGGAGTAAAAACGGTTCTTCCGGCGAGTCCGGTGGCAAGGTTGATCTAAGCATGACGATCTGGGGCTCGGAGGATGAGAAGAAGATTTATCAGGAACGACTCGACATTGTGAAACAGACGTATCCCGATATCAACGTGAAGCTGAACGTGGTTGCAGGAGATTATGACCAGAAGGTACAGACGATGATCGCCGGGGGAACAGCACCGGACATCATGATGATTGCCGAGAACTATCAGGCCTACGCCTCCAAGAATCAGATTATACCGCTGGATGACATGATTAAGGCGAACAATGTGAACATGTCTGAGCGTTATTCCGATGATATAGCAAACCTCATGAAATATGATGGCAAGCAATTTGGTTTGCCGGATCGGGCAGGCGCAATGGTCCTCTTTTATAACAAAGATCTGTTTGATAAAGCCGGGGTGGAATACCCAACCAAAGATTGGACGCAGGACGATCTGATGGCGGCTGCTCAGAAGCTGACGGTGAAGGAGAACGGCAAAACGACTCAATGGGGCTACTACCCAGGCAGCTGGTGGCCGCAATGGATGCAACTGATCTACCAGAACGGTGGCTCATTGTTCGATGAGAGTGGCAAACCAACTTTCGATACGGAGCCTGTGCGTAAAGCATTGCAATTCATGAATGATCTGACCTTCACCCACGGTGCAGGACCAACGCCAACTGAGATTGCCGACATGGGGAATATCGGAGCCGATCCGCTGTTTGCACAAGGCAAGATCGCCATGGAAACAACCGGTTTCTGGAACATTGGTTCGCTTGCTAAGGTCGAAGGCATCAACTGGGATATTTCTCCGGTATGGGGCGAAACAAACGCATTCTTCAACGGTTTAACGATTACCAACGCTTCCAAACACAAGGAAGAGGCATTCAAAGTGATTGAAGCAATGACGACACCAGAAGCGCAGATGCCAATGGTCAAAGCCGGTCAGGATGCTCCTGCAACCAAAGCGGGTCTGTCCAGTGATGAATTCCTCAATGCTGAATATGGTGGCAAAAAAATTAACATGGCTGCGTTCAGTGAATCGACGATCTATGCAGAACCATTCAACCCGCAATGGAACGAAATGATGAAGCTCATTAACGACAAGCTGGGTGTGTACTTCAATAACAAAGCTTCGCTTGATGATACCGTAACCGAAATCCAGAGTGGACTGGAAAGACTCTACAAATAG
- a CDS encoding LacI family DNA-binding transcriptional regulator — MTPITIYDIAKEANVSVATVSRVLNDTAPVRASTREKIMSIIEKHQFQPNAQARSLIKKETGTIAIILPDITNPFFPEVFWGAENEARGLGYTFFLCNTAGDYNRESEYLSILREKRVDGIIFLGGRINMQVCPDDMAQELIDMGKRMPIVLVNGNIAKGGFHRVYTDEGAGAALAAEHLLELGHRDIAFVGGLKELSTTMVKVRAVQKKLREHGLEIPKERQLLGSFSIDDGKREMSKLLDRDNPPTAVICVNDNTAIGAIKSTIEHGLSIPQDISIVGYDDTPLASAVIPELTTVSQNTYQLGKQAVDVLHELINQGKPKKQIILQPELIVRQSTGPAAR; from the coding sequence ATGACACCGATCACCATATACGACATCGCCAAGGAAGCAAATGTATCTGTCGCGACGGTCTCCCGGGTACTGAATGATACGGCACCTGTGCGTGCAAGCACCCGAGAGAAGATTATGTCCATCATCGAAAAACACCAGTTTCAGCCCAATGCGCAGGCGCGCAGTCTGATCAAGAAAGAGACGGGCACCATTGCCATCATCCTGCCGGACATTACAAACCCGTTTTTCCCGGAAGTGTTCTGGGGTGCGGAGAATGAGGCTCGCGGATTGGGGTATACCTTCTTTCTGTGCAATACCGCAGGCGACTACAACAGGGAGTCTGAATATTTGTCCATCTTGCGAGAAAAGCGGGTAGACGGAATTATTTTTCTCGGCGGGCGAATCAACATGCAGGTCTGTCCGGATGACATGGCGCAGGAATTGATTGATATGGGCAAACGCATGCCGATCGTGCTGGTCAATGGCAATATTGCCAAAGGCGGGTTCCACCGGGTGTACACCGATGAAGGAGCAGGGGCGGCCCTTGCAGCTGAGCATTTGCTTGAACTGGGGCATCGCGATATCGCCTTTGTCGGCGGGCTGAAAGAGTTATCAACCACCATGGTCAAGGTCAGAGCTGTGCAGAAGAAACTTCGGGAGCATGGGCTCGAAATACCAAAAGAACGGCAACTGCTCGGCAGCTTCTCCATCGACGATGGCAAACGGGAAATGTCCAAACTGCTGGATCGGGACAATCCGCCAACCGCGGTCATATGTGTGAATGACAATACGGCCATTGGTGCAATCAAGTCGACGATTGAGCATGGGCTCTCGATTCCACAGGATATATCCATTGTGGGTTATGATGATACACCTCTTGCCAGTGCGGTTATACCGGAACTGACGACCGTTTCCCAGAACACATATCAGCTTGGCAAACAGGCTGTGGATGTGCTGCATGAGCTGATTAACCAAGGCAAACCGAAGAAGCAGATCATTCTGCAACCGGAGCTGATTGTGCGTCAAAGTACAGGACCTGCTGCAAGATAA
- a CDS encoding iron-sulfur cluster biosynthesis family protein, translating into MIIQVSPLAEARLTEKLGDRPGYFKLFYDTDGCGCDGIAVLLILNEPDSDDVTVEAGSLPFVINKQQQIYFEPSLSLQSEHSFPSFRLSSDSMIYGSNVKVHDLRDTADVAPQPTGWFVR; encoded by the coding sequence ATGATCATTCAAGTCAGTCCGCTGGCAGAAGCAAGACTTACTGAAAAGCTGGGAGATCGACCAGGCTATTTCAAATTGTTTTATGATACCGATGGATGCGGTTGTGACGGAATTGCGGTACTTCTGATCTTAAACGAACCGGATAGCGATGATGTTACCGTAGAAGCGGGGTCGCTTCCCTTTGTAATCAACAAACAGCAGCAGATTTACTTTGAACCCTCTCTGAGTCTGCAATCCGAGCACAGTTTCCCTTCATTCCGATTAAGTAGTGATTCCATGATCTATGGCAGTAATGTTAAAGTCCATGATTTACGAGATACCGCAGACGTAGCCCCTCAGCCCACTGGATGGTTTGTACGATAA